Proteins from a single region of Haloterrigena alkaliphila:
- a CDS encoding Rid family detoxifying hydrolase, with product MKRIIETDDAPAAVGAYSQATSNGSLLFTAGQIPLTADGDPLDDESIAAQTEQALYNLDAVLDEAGATSADVLKVTVYLEDIDDFDEMNETYADYFDHEPPARSAVEVAALPKGVGVEIEAVASLE from the coding sequence ATGAAACGGATCATCGAAACCGACGACGCGCCGGCCGCGGTCGGCGCGTACAGTCAGGCGACCAGCAACGGCTCGCTGCTGTTCACTGCGGGACAGATCCCCCTGACGGCCGACGGCGACCCGCTCGACGACGAGTCCATCGCGGCCCAGACCGAACAGGCCCTCTACAACCTCGACGCGGTCCTCGACGAGGCCGGCGCGACCTCCGCGGACGTGCTCAAGGTGACCGTCTACCTCGAGGACATCGACGACTTCGACGAGATGAACGAGACCTACGCCGACTACTTCGACCACGAACCGCCGGCCCGCAGCGCCGTCGAGGTCGCCGCGCTGCCGAAGGGCGTCGGCGTCGAAATCGAGGCCGTCGCCTCCCTCGAGTGA
- a CDS encoding ZIP family metal transporter codes for MALLENLVLVFVAGLVTALATGLGAVPFFFFETISDRRNVVLWGLASGIMISASTFGLVEEGLAEGTPFEIAVGMAAGVALVVVAHDVLMDAEIDPRAYEEADFKKLVLILGVLTVHSFPEGVAIGVSFADLGLEGGIAVLGFTVPVLAIFMTIAISIHNVPEGTAISIPLTSMGVANWKLVWWAVFSSLPQPIGAVLAFGFVRYAREFLPYGFGFAAGAMIYLVLTEFIPEALDVGRDLPRGGKPELVAGLVVGVAVMVPLAFV; via the coding sequence ATGGCGCTCCTCGAGAACCTCGTGCTGGTGTTCGTCGCCGGCCTCGTGACGGCGCTGGCGACGGGCCTCGGCGCCGTCCCCTTCTTCTTCTTCGAGACGATCAGCGACCGACGGAACGTCGTCCTCTGGGGACTGGCCTCGGGGATCATGATCTCCGCGTCGACGTTCGGCCTCGTCGAGGAGGGGCTGGCCGAGGGGACGCCGTTCGAAATCGCCGTGGGGATGGCCGCCGGCGTCGCGCTCGTGGTCGTCGCCCACGACGTGCTGATGGACGCCGAGATCGATCCCCGCGCGTACGAGGAGGCCGACTTCAAGAAACTCGTGCTCATTCTCGGCGTGTTGACCGTCCACAGCTTTCCCGAGGGCGTGGCGATCGGGGTCTCCTTCGCCGACCTCGGCCTCGAGGGCGGCATCGCCGTCCTCGGCTTCACGGTGCCGGTGCTCGCGATCTTCATGACGATCGCCATCTCGATTCACAACGTCCCCGAGGGGACCGCCATCTCGATCCCCCTGACCTCGATGGGCGTCGCCAACTGGAAACTCGTCTGGTGGGCGGTCTTCTCGAGTCTCCCCCAGCCGATCGGGGCCGTCCTCGCGTTCGGCTTCGTCCGCTACGCCCGCGAGTTCCTCCCCTACGGTTTCGGCTTCGCGGCCGGCGCGATGATCTACCTCGTCCTCACGGAGTTCATCCCGGAGGCGCTCGACGTCGGCCGCGACCTCCCGCGGGGCGGGAAACCGGAACTGGTCGCCGGCCTCGTCGTCGGCGTCGCCGTGATGGTTCCGCTGGCGTTCGTCTGA
- a CDS encoding ABC transporter ATP-binding protein: MTDTDPTTKTGTDPTHGETRAATDSETHDATAELALVDVTKRYGETTALEDISLAFRPGEFHGLIGPNGSGKTTLFALLAGLVRPSSGRIERSTATVGYSFQEPRFYPSLTVRENLEVFRGFVDDPPPASWLETLLEELRLAPAADRRADQLSGGFRKKLDLGIALIKRPQYLLLDEPLADVDDYSRRRIGRFLDDYRENDRTVVVSTHNVAAFADSLDRLSVVVDGRLRFDGAPGDDVVGQYRSLLE; encoded by the coding sequence ATGACTGATACCGATCCGACAACGAAGACTGGTACCGATCCGACTCACGGCGAAACGCGCGCCGCGACCGATTCCGAAACCCACGACGCCACTGCCGAACTCGCGCTCGTCGACGTGACGAAACGCTACGGTGAGACGACCGCCCTCGAGGACATCTCCCTCGCGTTCCGTCCGGGGGAGTTCCACGGACTGATCGGCCCGAACGGGTCGGGGAAGACGACGCTGTTCGCGCTGCTGGCCGGACTCGTCCGGCCCTCGAGCGGCCGGATCGAGCGCTCGACGGCGACCGTCGGCTACAGCTTTCAGGAACCGCGCTTCTACCCGTCGCTGACCGTCCGCGAGAACCTCGAAGTCTTCCGGGGGTTCGTCGACGACCCGCCGCCGGCGTCGTGGCTCGAGACGTTGCTCGAGGAACTGCGCCTCGCGCCCGCCGCGGACCGGCGCGCGGACCAACTCTCGGGCGGGTTCCGCAAGAAACTCGACCTGGGGATCGCGCTGATCAAGCGCCCCCAGTACCTCCTGCTCGACGAACCGCTGGCCGACGTCGATGACTACTCGCGGCGGCGAATCGGGCGCTTCCTCGACGACTACCGGGAGAACGATCGGACGGTCGTCGTCTCGACGCACAACGTCGCGGCCTTCGCCGACTCGCTGGACCGCCTCTCCGTCGTCGTCGACGGCCGCCTCCGGTTCGACGGGGCGCCCGGCGACGACGTCGTCGGCCAGTACCGGTCGTTGCTGGAGTGA
- a CDS encoding ABC transporter permease — MDLLALLRKETITVRRNLGLIVVLLLLLPGGLVVGTAVFEQTIPRDVPVGIVPEANATDTDVAVAEAGLAGFATPIEYESSAEAREALQREEIYLIVRVPTDVMNPETDANLTVVSDHAFVPFEEPVEQSIGVAESQLDASVAADVSVAHDRVGEPRTLSEFLVPTGVFAFVTLYGLVYLPYQVRSERLVLDRLQTESSLETVVASKLCFYGAVLAVPAVVIAATAAWLGYDVAVLAPATLLVLGLTFCYLAAIGLAVCFALGLRQTALFVNLGLSLAVLGLSSIVYPVGFFSTTQQTIARALPTHYSAITLRSTMLRDAPAALYADYLLWLAATALASLVALQLALVVYRRRR, encoded by the coding sequence GTGGATCTGCTCGCACTGCTGCGAAAGGAGACGATCACCGTCCGACGGAACCTGGGCCTGATCGTCGTCCTGCTACTCTTGTTGCCCGGCGGGCTGGTCGTCGGCACCGCGGTCTTCGAGCAGACGATTCCGCGCGACGTGCCGGTCGGCATCGTCCCCGAGGCGAACGCGACCGACACCGACGTCGCCGTCGCCGAGGCCGGACTGGCCGGGTTCGCGACGCCGATCGAGTACGAGTCGTCGGCCGAGGCCCGCGAGGCCCTCCAGCGCGAGGAGATCTATCTGATCGTACGGGTACCGACCGACGTGATGAACCCGGAGACCGACGCGAACCTGACCGTCGTCTCCGATCACGCCTTCGTCCCCTTCGAGGAACCGGTCGAGCAGAGCATCGGCGTCGCCGAATCCCAACTCGACGCGAGCGTCGCGGCGGACGTGAGCGTCGCCCACGACCGCGTCGGCGAGCCGCGAACCCTCTCCGAGTTCCTCGTGCCGACCGGCGTCTTCGCGTTCGTGACGCTCTACGGGCTGGTCTACCTGCCCTATCAGGTGCGCTCCGAACGGCTCGTGCTCGATCGGCTGCAGACGGAGTCGAGCCTCGAGACGGTCGTCGCGAGCAAACTCTGTTTCTACGGGGCCGTCCTCGCCGTTCCGGCGGTAGTCATCGCCGCGACGGCGGCGTGGCTCGGCTACGACGTGGCCGTCCTCGCTCCCGCGACGCTGCTCGTACTGGGGCTCACCTTCTGCTATCTGGCGGCGATCGGGCTGGCCGTCTGCTTCGCGCTCGGTCTCCGGCAGACGGCGCTGTTCGTCAATCTCGGGCTGTCGCTGGCCGTCCTCGGCCTCTCGAGTATCGTCTACCCGGTCGGCTTCTTCTCGACGACCCAGCAGACGATCGCCCGGGCGCTGCCGACCCACTACTCGGCGATCACGCTCCGGAGCACGATGTTGCGCGACGCTCCGGCCGCGCTGTACGCCGACTACCTGCTGTGGCTCGCCGCGACGGCGCTGGCGTCGCTCGTCGCCCTGCAACTGGCGCTGGTCGTCTACCGACGGAGGCGATAA